In one Chitinispirillales bacterium ANBcel5 genomic region, the following are encoded:
- a CDS encoding proline/glycine betaine ABC transporter permease has protein sequence MSTSPLFRIPLAEWVDSLLDFLTATLAGATRSVSNFVQNAIDFVLDIILLVPPWAFIIVVVLLLLWRTGIKLATFSLVGLFILWNLNLWVPTMTTIALVLVSTVFAIAMGLPLGVIAALHKKAGAIITPILDFMQTMPAFVYLIPAIPFFGLGTVSAVFATVIFSIPPTIRLTALGINQVSLELEEAADAFGATTAQKLFKVQLPLATATIMAGINQTIMLGLSMAVIASMIGAGGLGAEVWRAIQRLQPGLGFEAGLGVVIVAMILDRITQKIGTKKSPPRKLH, from the coding sequence CCACTGTTTAGAATACCACTTGCTGAGTGGGTAGATTCGCTTCTTGACTTTTTAACAGCAACATTGGCTGGTGCTACCAGATCGGTTTCTAACTTTGTACAGAACGCAATCGATTTTGTGCTCGACATCATTTTACTGGTACCACCCTGGGCGTTTATTATTGTAGTAGTGCTTCTTCTATTGTGGCGTACTGGCATAAAACTTGCTACATTCTCGTTGGTCGGTCTTTTTATCTTGTGGAATCTAAATTTGTGGGTACCTACTATGACTACAATTGCACTTGTACTGGTTTCTACTGTCTTTGCGATTGCAATGGGATTACCTCTGGGAGTTATAGCTGCGCTCCATAAAAAAGCGGGGGCAATCATAACGCCAATACTTGACTTTATGCAGACAATGCCCGCTTTTGTGTACCTTATACCCGCTATTCCTTTTTTTGGCTTGGGTACAGTGAGTGCAGTGTTTGCTACGGTTATTTTTTCTATTCCCCCTACCATTCGTTTAACCGCTTTGGGTATCAATCAGGTTTCCCTGGAGCTTGAGGAAGCCGCGGATGCTTTCGGTGCCACAACAGCTCAAAAACTGTTTAAAGTACAACTGCCTCTTGCTACAGCTACTATCATGGCCGGAATAAATCAAACGATTATGCTTGGACTGTCGATGGCAGTTATAGCCTCCATGATTGGTGCTGGTGGTTTGGGTGCTGAGGTATGGAGAGCAATACAGCGACTACAACCGGGGCTGGGCTTTGAGGCTGGTTTGGGTGTGGTTATAGTAGCAATGATTTTGGATAGAATTACTCAAAAAATAGGAACTAAAAAGTCTCCTCCACGTAAACTTCATTAA